The genomic region CCGTCGCCCTCATCGTCGCCTCGATCGCCTTTGCCTGGTGGCTGCTGCGGCGGGTGGATATTCTTTGAATCTGAGAGGTGGGGTGGGCGCTGCTGCCCCTCATCCGCCTGCCGGCACCTTCTCCCCGCTTGCGGGGCGAAGGGAATATGCCGCGCCCTCTCCGTCCCTCGTCAACGTCTAGCAGGGCACGTCCCCTCGCCCCGTCAGAACGGGGAGAGGGTTAGGGTGAGGGGCAGCTTTCGCGGCTTCGTCCATCCGATGTCTGGCCTCGGCGATGGCGGGCAATCTCAGCGATCGACGCTCGGGTGATCCCGGAACGGTTCTTGCACGGTTACTAATACATTTACCGTGGGGAGGCCTAATGTCATGAAATGGTGCATATCCGAAGAGTTCGTCCCTCTGATGTTCGTTGTGAGTGGGCCGGAAAAATACAAGCTCGTCGCAAGCCTTGTGCAGGCCGCCGAGATGCTGACGGTTGGCTGGCCGATCGACGATGGAGACGAATATCTCATTGCGATCAGGGCGTGCCGGGATGCGATTCGTGGGGAAATTCCGGCTCAGGACGCGCGAGCAGCGCTTATCCGTGCCGCCGACGAAGCTGGCATGTCGGTCATCACCGCCGTTCACTGACCGGCGGGCGTGGGGACTCGGCTTGGTCGACCTTGCGGATAGTCGCGCTCTTAAAAAACGGAGCCGGTTGACGGAAGCGTCCAACGACATAGTCGCGGCGCAATCGTGTCTCCCGCCACAGGCGCTGCTAACCAGGATATCTCACGGAATTAGGCGCAGGGCTCCCCCACCCTCCGTCATCCTCGGACACGTTGGCCTCCATCAGCAGCGGGCATGGATCCTCGGCTCAAGGCCGAAGATGACGGAGGGTGGGGTGATGTTCCGGCCAACTCCTCCGCCGAAGCAACTCGCGTCGCGCTTCCCTTACCTCACCTCAATACGGCGAATAGCACTGCTGGCGGGGGCCGTTATAGGGCTGGAAGGTGTTGTCGTAGGCGCGATAGGACCGGTAGCGGTTGGCGCACCAGGCGACGTGGCTTGAACCCATGCGGGGCGCGGGCTCGACGTAGCGCGGCTGGGCGACGATGGCGCCGCCGATGACCGCGCCGGCGCCGAAGGCGGCGAGCGGATACCAGTAGCCGTTATAATGGCGATATCCCGGGCGGTAGTAGGAATATCCGCGATAGCCGCCGTAATAGCCGGGCCGGTAATAAGCACCGGGGCGATAGCCTGGCCGGTAATAATCGCGGCGATAGTAGCGGCGGTATTGGACGCTCTCGACCGCGGAGGATTTTTCCACCTGCGGGGCGGTCGGCATCTGGATTGCCTGCGACGGCACGAAGCCCGTCAGAACGACGGTGGCAGCCAGAACTGCGGTCGCGATCTTGTTACTCAAACCGAACATTCTTCTCTCCCATTCCACAGCGATAACCGCCTGCTCAGCAACGCTTTCGTGCCGGAATGGTTCCGAAAGCGGCCGGGGGCCGGCTGCTTTCGTATTTTTAAAGAAATCGATCTGAACCGGGCATTAACCGGGAGGTCGCCCGGAACGGGCGACATGCCTCAGGCGACGGCGGAGATTTTCGCCTGGTCGCCCTGCAGGCGGTTCACCATGAAGTTCGAATACCATTCGAGGAACTGCATGACGCCGCCCTCATGCAGCGAGGAATAGGGGCCGGGCTCATAGGCCGGCGAGTGAATGCCGAAAGCATTCTCCTCGACGATGCGGCGATCCTGGTCGTTGGTCTCGGTCCAGACGTGGGTCAGTTCCTCGAGGTTGTAATCCACGCCTTCGACAGCGTCCTTGTGGACGAGCCACTTGGTCGTCACCGCCGTCTCGTTGGCGCTGAGCGGCAGCACCCGGAAGGAGATGGCGTGGTCGCCGAGCAGGTGGTTCCACGTCGTCGGGTAGTGGAAGAGCAGCATGGTGCCGATATGGCTGATCGAGATATCGTCGGCGAGCGGACGCTTGACGGCGCGCTTGCCCGACATGGTGTAGCTCTCGGCATCTTCGATCAGCGGCATGCGGGCGGTGCGGAACTGACCGTCCGGCGAAATCTGGAACCTGCTCGGCAGGCCGGCGGCCTCGCAGCGCGCCCAGTGGCCGGCAATCTCCGGATCGTCGGCGCCGCCATCCGTGCCGGTGACGCTCGGGGCTTCGGGATAGGTGCGGCAGAGTTCGGGGTGATTGGCGGCGCAGTGATAGCACTCGCGGTTGTTTTCCCAGACGAGCTTCCAGTTGCCCTTCTCGATGATCGTGCTCTGGAAGGCGACCTTGCTCTCGCTGATCCGGTGCGGCGCGACATAGGGCTCGATCTTGTTGCGCACCGGCTGGAAGTCCGGGGCGGTGTCGGCAAGGCAGATGAAGACATAGCCTGCGACGACTTCGCAATGGACGGGTTTCAGATTGAAGCCGGTCTTGTCGAAATCATCGCCCATATGGCGGGCGAAGGCGAGCTTGCCTTCGAGATCGTAGGTCCACTGGTGATAGGGGCAGACCAGGCGCACGGAGGAGCCGTGCTCCTTGGTGCAGACGCGCGAGCCGCGATGACGACAGCTGTTGTGGAAGGCGCGGATGACATTGTCTTTGCCGCGGACGATGACGACGGGATAGCTGCCGATCTGGACGGTGAAATAGGCGCCCGGCTTCGGCAGCTCGCAATCATGACCGATGAACAGCCAGTCGCGATAATAGATCATCGCCATATCGAGCTGGAAATAGTCCTCGTCGATGTAGAATGGCCGTTCGAGGCTGAAGCCCTCACGGCGGTTCTTGAGCTGACGCAAAACGTTGCTGCGAATATCCATCTTCATGTCCTCGTGCACCCGGTGGAAGCGCGCCCGCTTCCTTCTCCTTCGGGAGAATTGTTCATGGCAACCATTTAATCATCTGGCATCTCTGCCGCTCGGTTGTAATGCGACATCGGCTTCGAAATTGACGACAGGATGCGGCAGGGCTTAAATCCGCCCATCCGGTCGATCGCATCGGCCGACTCTGCAGGCAATTATCGTCAATTGCGACATGGCGTAAAGAGCCGATCCACAAAGAGGCCGGCGGCCCAATAGCGACCGCCATCGCGTTTGCGACATCGGCCGATATCCGCCCTCCACGTGAGCGGCACCCCGCACCATTTTAACACCGCCTTAAGCATACGGTCCTATCCTCATCATGATCCGAGACCGACGAAGCACGCGAACCATGGCCAAACTCCGTTATTTCGACGCTAGAGATGCAAGCAGATTGCCGGAGCGGCAGCCGATAGCCGCGCATTCCGAATTTCTGCGCACCGGCCGCATCCCCCGCGAGCGGCGGCACTGGCTGGCCGAGGAAAAGCGCTATTTCACCCATGACGAGGTCGCCGCCAAGACCGGCCGCAAGCTGCAGGTCGCCGGCGAGAAGACGCATCAGCACATCAACGGCTTTCACCACTCGATCCAGTTTCCGAAGATGATCTTTCACCGGACGCTGGAGGACAGCCCGCATCTCGGCTATTGCCACGTCACCGCGGCACGGACGAAGTTCGCCCGTTACGAAGAGGTAAGCTGGGCCTTCTACATCGCCAATTTCTATTCCGACATCGGCGAGAACGACAATTTCTTCGAACGGATCGATGTCGGCTATTCCCGCATGTATTTCGCCGTCGCCATCAAGGCGGGCGAGAACTCCCAGGAAAAGATGACCATCGACCGGTCGGTGCGCGGCAACGGCCTGCTGTTCCGCACCGATGACCCGCAGGCGGCGATCCGCAACATCCTGCTGCTCGGCGCCCGCAACGAACAGCTGCGCGAAATCATCCGCCAGCTGTGACGCGCACGCATGCGTGAGGCCAACAACGCGATTGATCGCAAGCAGCGGAAAGCCTAAGGACTGCCGGGACCAAAGCATCGGGCAGCACATGGCACGCATCATCGACATAGAGGCAGACAGGCGGGCAGCACTTGAGGCGGCCTCAGCCGCTCTTGCCGACGGCTTTGCCATCGCCATCCCGACCGAGACCGTCTACGGCCTTGCCGCCGACGCCACCAATCCTGCGGCGATCACCCGCATCTACGAGACCAAGGGACGGCCGCGCTTCAACCCGCTGATCTGCCATATGGCCGATCTTGCCATGGCCGAGCAACACGCCGAATTCGACCCCGTCTCGCGGGCGCTCGCCACGGCCTTCTGGCCCGGACCGCTGACCCTGGTGCTGCCGCTGAAACCGCAAAGCCCGATCCATTCGCTGGCGACCGCCGGGCTCGACAGCGTCGGGGTGCGTGTGCCGAAGGGTTTTGCCGGCGCCCTGATCGGCGCCTTCGGGCGGCCGCTCGCCGCCCCCAGCGCCAATACTTCAGGCGCGATCAGCGCGACGAGTGCGGCCCATGTCGAGGCCGATCTCGGGGCGAAGCTCCCGTTGATCCTCGATGCGGGCCCAAGCACCGTCGGCGTCGAATCGACGATCGTCAAGGTGGAGGGCGACCGGGTGAGGCTGCTGCGGCCCGGCGGCCTGGCGGCGCGCGAGATCGAGCGCGTCGCAGGCCGGCCGCTGCTGAGGGCGAAGACGGCATCGGCGGCGATCGAAGCGCCGGGCATGCTTGCCTCACACTACGCGCCCGGCGCTTCGGTGCGTCTCAATGCGACGACGGTCGAACCCGGCGAAGCGCTGATCGCTTTCGGCAGTGCCGCGGTCTCCGGCGCGGAGGCTGCGCGGATCGTCCTCGATCTCAGCCCGGACGGCGATCTGGCGGAGGCTGCGGCCAATCTTTTCGACTATATGAAGCGGGCCGATGCCAGCGGGGCGTCGAGCATCGCCTTCTCAGCCATTCCCGACGAGGGGCTCGGCGAAGCGATCAACGACCGCCTGCAGCGGGCGGCGGCTCCGCGCGACTGACAGATCCGATCCGATCGACGAAGGACCGACCCGATGAGCAGCACCGGCATTTCCACCGAACTTCTCGACCGCTTCGCAGCCATCGTCGGCGACAAATACGCGCTTGCCGGCGAAGCCGATCTCGCACCGCATCTGATCGAGAACCGCGGGCTCTATCATGGCGCCTCCCCTCTCCTGCTCAAGCCCGGCTCGGTCGAAGAAGTCTCCGATATCATGAAGCTGGCGACGGAGACCGGGACGGCGATCGTGCCGCAGACCGGCAATACCGGTCTCGTCGGCGGCCAGACGCCGCGTGCCGGCAAGTCCGATATCATCCTGTCGCTCGAGCGCATGAACCGGATCCGCGATGTCGATCCGGTGGCGAACGTGCTGGTGGCCGACGGCGGCGCCATTCTGGCCGAGGTGCAGAAGGCGGCCGAGGCGCATGGGCGGCTGTTTCCGCTGTCGCTCGGCTCGGAGGGCTCCTGCCGCATCGGCGGCAATCTGTCCACCAATGCCGGCGGCACGGCGGTGCTGGCCTACGGCAATATGCGCCAGCTCTGCCTCGGTCTCGAAGTGGTGCTGCCGACCGGTGAGATCTGGGATGGCCTGCGCCGCCTGAAGAAGGACAATACCGGCTACGACCTGCGCGACCTTTTCATCGGCGCCGAAGGCACGCTCGGCATCATCACCGGCGCGGTGCTGAAACTGTTTCCCCAGCCGCTCGGCCATCAGGTGGCATTCGCCGGGCTGAATTCGGTGGCGGATGCGCTTGCTCTCTTCAACCTTGCCTCCAGCCTCTGCGGCACTTCGCTCACCGGGTTCGAGCTGATGCCGCGTTTCGGCGTCGAGATCACCACCCGCCACATCGACGGCGTGCGCGATCCGCTTGAGGCGGCCTATCCCTGGTACGTGCTGATCGACATTTCGACGTCGGATTCGGCGGAGACGGCCGAGCGGATGATGAACGGCGTGCTCGAACAGGGTTTTGAGGCCGGGCTGGTGCTCGATGCGGTGATTGCCGCATCGGTGGCGCAGCAGAAGGCGATCTGGCACATGCGCGAGAGCATGTCGGATGCCCAGAAGCCGGAAGGCGGCTCGATCAAGCACGATGTTTCCGTGCCGGTGTCGCGGATCCCGCATTTCATGGCCGAGGCCGAAGAAGCCGTCATGGCGGCGATGCCCGGCGCCCGCATCTGCGCCTTCGGCCATATGGGCGACGGCAATATCCATTACAATATTTCCCAGCCGCTCAGTGCCGACAAGGCCGCCTTCATCGCCCGCTGGCGCGAAATGAACCACATCGTGCATGGGCTGGTGCTGGCCCATGGCGGCTCGATCTCGGCAGAGCACGGCATTGGCCAGCTGAAGCGCGACGAATTGGCGGCAATCCGCCCGGCCATCGAAATCGAGCTGATGCGCCGCATCAAGCGCGCCTTCGATCCGGCTGGTATCATGAACCCTGGGAAGGTGGTCAGCCTCGACGTGTGAGGGTAGTGGTCGGGGTCGCCCCTCATCCGCCTGCCGGCACCGACCGGGGTCGAGCCACGGGTCTCGACCCGTCCTTCGGACCCCCCGCGCGCGCGGGGCAAAGGGGCGAGCCGCGACCTCTCCGCTCCCATCAACCTCGCGCGGGGCACGTCCCCTCTCCCCGTTTTTACGGGGGTCCGAAGGACGGGGCGAGACGTGTGGCTCGACCCCGGTTGCGTTAGGGTGAGGGGCAAACTATTGAAACTGAAGAGCAATTAAGACGACTGCGTGCCGCCGCCGGTCAGGATCTGCAGGGCAGGCGATTGCTGGGTGCTGTTCTGGACGTCGTACATCGCGGTGAAGCGGCGCAGCAGCTTGTCGACCTTCTTCGGGTCCTGGAGATCCTCGAGCTTGACGAAGCGGTTGAGGAGGTCGGCCTGTTTGGTGACGTCCATGCCCGACATCTGCGAAGGCAGGCTGTAGGCCGTCGTGATGACCTGATAGAGCGCCTTGTCGCCGAGGATCGAATAGATCGAGGTGATGCTCGGGGCCTTGCGGCTGAAATAGAGCGCCAGGCGCACACCATCGTTGCTTTCGCCCTGCTGGGCTTCCAGCGTCTGCTGGACGTAGAGCTCCTGGGTGTGGTCCTCGGCCGCCTTGTTCTGGATGGTGCCTATCTTGGCGCGGGTGAGATTGCCGTCCTTGTCGAAGTTGAAGGCAGCGACGATATCCTGGAAGCGTGCATCGGCCTTGGCGTTCAGGTAGCTCTTCTTGTCGTCGGGATCGGAGGTGAAGATCTTCTTCAGCGTCGCCTTGTCGTAATCCTTCGGGTCGAGATTGTTCGCCTTCAGCACCAGATCGGTCAGACGGCTGTCGTCGAGGAAATCGTCGAGCGATTTCACCTTCGCCATGCCCTTGGCGAAATAATCCACCTCGGCCGTCGCGTCCTTCGATGCCTTGTCCTTTACCGGGCCGGCCTTCAGCAGCATGGTCATATGCGCCTTGTAGTCGGTGGCGTATTTGGCCATGGTCGCGTCGGGCAGCGCCTGGAAGGGTGACGCCGCCTTGCCGTCGGGGCCGAAATTGAAGGCGCGGGCAAGGTTGGTGATGCGCTCATCCTTCAAGGAGGCGATATAGCCGTCCGGGTCGTAGGCATCGCTCGTCAGGATCTTGCGCATCATCGAGCGCGGCACTTCCTGGTCGGTCAGGCCGAAGGCCTGCAGCGCCACATGATAGGGATCCGGCAGATTGTCGTTGCTCTTCTTGAAATCGGCCGCGGAATTGGTGCGCAGGAAATCGTTGACGGACTTGATCTCGGCAGTATCGAGCAGACTGGTGCTGTCGGCCATCATACTCGAATAGTTGGAGGCAACCTCGTCGATCGCCTCGTCGCGCTCGTCATCATAGCGCGCCATATAATTGTCGTTGGTGGTCTGCGCCTGATCGGCCGTCTGGACCGAGCTTACGACCGGCAGCGATCCATCGGCGGCGAAGTTGAAATCGGCGTTGAGATCGGCATAACCGGCGGCTGAAGCGGCAGTCGCATCGGTCAGGAAGCTCTTCAGATCGGCGTCCGAGATAT from Rhizobium sp. BT03 harbors:
- a CDS encoding DUF982 domain-containing protein, with amino-acid sequence MKWCISEEFVPLMFVVSGPEKYKLVASLVQAAEMLTVGWPIDDGDEYLIAIRACRDAIRGEIPAQDARAALIRAADEAGMSVITAVH
- a CDS encoding BA14K family protein translates to MFGLSNKIATAVLAATVVLTGFVPSQAIQMPTAPQVEKSSAVESVQYRRYYRRDYYRPGYRPGAYYRPGYYGGYRGYSYYRPGYRHYNGYWYPLAAFGAGAVIGGAIVAQPRYVEPAPRMGSSHVAWCANRYRSYRAYDNTFQPYNGPRQQCYSPY
- a CDS encoding aromatic ring-hydroxylating dioxygenase subunit alpha → MDIRSNVLRQLKNRREGFSLERPFYIDEDYFQLDMAMIYYRDWLFIGHDCELPKPGAYFTVQIGSYPVVIVRGKDNVIRAFHNSCRHRGSRVCTKEHGSSVRLVCPYHQWTYDLEGKLAFARHMGDDFDKTGFNLKPVHCEVVAGYVFICLADTAPDFQPVRNKIEPYVAPHRISESKVAFQSTIIEKGNWKLVWENNRECYHCAANHPELCRTYPEAPSVTGTDGGADDPEIAGHWARCEAAGLPSRFQISPDGQFRTARMPLIEDAESYTMSGKRAVKRPLADDISISHIGTMLLFHYPTTWNHLLGDHAISFRVLPLSANETAVTTKWLVHKDAVEGVDYNLEELTHVWTETNDQDRRIVEENAFGIHSPAYEPGPYSSLHEGGVMQFLEWYSNFMVNRLQGDQAKISAVA
- a CDS encoding DUF6656 family protein; translation: MAKLRYFDARDASRLPERQPIAAHSEFLRTGRIPRERRHWLAEEKRYFTHDEVAAKTGRKLQVAGEKTHQHINGFHHSIQFPKMIFHRTLEDSPHLGYCHVTAARTKFARYEEVSWAFYIANFYSDIGENDNFFERIDVGYSRMYFAVAIKAGENSQEKMTIDRSVRGNGLLFRTDDPQAAIRNILLLGARNEQLREIIRQL
- a CDS encoding L-threonylcarbamoyladenylate synthase produces the protein MARIIDIEADRRAALEAASAALADGFAIAIPTETVYGLAADATNPAAITRIYETKGRPRFNPLICHMADLAMAEQHAEFDPVSRALATAFWPGPLTLVLPLKPQSPIHSLATAGLDSVGVRVPKGFAGALIGAFGRPLAAPSANTSGAISATSAAHVEADLGAKLPLILDAGPSTVGVESTIVKVEGDRVRLLRPGGLAAREIERVAGRPLLRAKTASAAIEAPGMLASHYAPGASVRLNATTVEPGEALIAFGSAAVSGAEAARIVLDLSPDGDLAEAAANLFDYMKRADASGASSIAFSAIPDEGLGEAINDRLQRAAAPRD
- a CDS encoding FAD-binding oxidoreductase, whose protein sequence is MSSTGISTELLDRFAAIVGDKYALAGEADLAPHLIENRGLYHGASPLLLKPGSVEEVSDIMKLATETGTAIVPQTGNTGLVGGQTPRAGKSDIILSLERMNRIRDVDPVANVLVADGGAILAEVQKAAEAHGRLFPLSLGSEGSCRIGGNLSTNAGGTAVLAYGNMRQLCLGLEVVLPTGEIWDGLRRLKKDNTGYDLRDLFIGAEGTLGIITGAVLKLFPQPLGHQVAFAGLNSVADALALFNLASSLCGTSLTGFELMPRFGVEITTRHIDGVRDPLEAAYPWYVLIDISTSDSAETAERMMNGVLEQGFEAGLVLDAVIAASVAQQKAIWHMRESMSDAQKPEGGSIKHDVSVPVSRIPHFMAEAEEAVMAAMPGARICAFGHMGDGNIHYNISQPLSADKAAFIARWREMNHIVHGLVLAHGGSISAEHGIGQLKRDELAAIRPAIEIELMRRIKRAFDPAGIMNPGKVVSLDV